One window of Dyadobacter sandarakinus genomic DNA carries:
- a CDS encoding LytR/AlgR family response regulator transcription factor translates to MNVLIVEDEQLAVLKLTKLLAEVAPHLEVAAATASVSGTVSYLENNPAPELIFMDIELADGQSFEIFERIHVPAPVIFTTSYDEYAIKAFKVNSIDYLLKPIKKQDLAASLQKHQELYAIRKTTEMPAFAIDSLIEQLRRQVHPTDYRSRFLVRHLSQWVPVNVSEIAFFYSQDGTTLFRTVANQKFPVDYALDELENMLDPKLYFRANRQYLIHIGAVQQIHSYFNNKLKITLKPAADDEVLVSRERAADFKKWMGK, encoded by the coding sequence ATGAATGTACTAATTGTAGAAGACGAGCAACTCGCTGTTTTGAAGCTCACCAAACTCCTGGCAGAGGTGGCCCCGCACCTGGAAGTGGCGGCTGCCACCGCCAGCGTGAGCGGCACGGTTTCCTATCTTGAAAACAACCCGGCCCCCGAGCTGATTTTCATGGATATCGAGCTGGCCGATGGCCAAAGCTTTGAAATTTTTGAGCGGATCCATGTACCGGCTCCCGTGATTTTCACAACATCATACGATGAGTACGCCATTAAAGCATTCAAGGTCAACAGCATTGATTACCTGCTCAAACCGATTAAAAAGCAGGATCTGGCGGCCAGTCTGCAAAAACACCAGGAGCTTTATGCAATCAGGAAGACGACCGAAATGCCCGCGTTTGCGATCGACTCCCTGATCGAGCAGCTGCGCAGGCAGGTACACCCTACCGACTATCGCTCCCGTTTTCTGGTGCGGCACCTGTCACAATGGGTACCCGTCAATGTAAGTGAAATCGCATTCTTTTATTCCCAGGATGGCACCACGCTTTTTCGTACCGTTGCCAATCAGAAATTCCCGGTGGATTATGCGCTGGATGAACTGGAAAACATGCTCGACCCAAAGCTCTATTTCAGGGCAAACCGGCAGTACCTGATCCATATCGGCGCAGTGCAGCAGATCCACTCCTATTTCAACAACAAACTTAAAATAACACTCAAACCAGCCGCCGACGATGAGGTGCTGGTCAGCAGGGAACGTGCTGCGGATTTCAAGAAGTGGATGGGAAAGTGA
- a CDS encoding ester cyclase yields MTTENNKEVVRRFNQEVIAEGNPESFHELMDEQFVNRSAPEGMSSGADGMLYFFNEILRPAMPDIHVTIHQQVAEGDLVTTRKTISGTQTGTLLGIPPTGRTLNIDVVDIVRVKNGRYFEHWGITSLPEVLFQLQK; encoded by the coding sequence ATGACGACTGAAAACAACAAGGAAGTAGTACGCCGCTTCAACCAGGAAGTGATTGCAGAAGGTAACCCCGAAAGCTTCCACGAGCTCATGGATGAGCAGTTTGTAAACCGTTCTGCGCCGGAAGGAATGAGTAGCGGCGCGGATGGTATGCTATACTTTTTCAATGAAATTCTCCGCCCGGCCATGCCCGACATCCATGTGACAATCCACCAGCAGGTAGCAGAGGGAGACCTGGTCACGACACGCAAAACCATCAGCGGAACGCAAACCGGCACCCTGCTGGGCATTCCCCCAACCGGACGGACGCTGAACATTGACGTGGTCGATATCGTGAGGGTAAAAAACGGGCGGTACTTTGAACATTGGGGAATCACTTCGCTGCCGGAGGTATTATTCCAATTACAAAAATAG
- a CDS encoding helix-turn-helix domain-containing protein yields the protein MTFYFNAYSSILLFGFLQGWIYALLFWFRGIREGRLSDRLLAGVLVALCFNIWVYMLGFGGIEILWQQLDFFPRTLAFLLPPLYYFYLRSQFDVTFRFEWKDLSHIVLFVVDAAYRLIVFAQGPSFVRYWENTYHNPLHLDDLFFVVGTGQHLLYLYWSFQLYVHYQSWIKDQFSNTEPVSFVWFRNFLIALALLVSADFMVTMLDLWLNLSFWEDWWNNLVGVVLIYYVSITGYAQRQPGRQLAFSDDPVVLPEQPAADAAKSAIVLTPEQKRLHEQLLNVMDAEKPYLNPDLSLADLARRMKLNTTSISQLINAGSGKNFNDFINAYRIMEFKKQVLMPAHAHLSLLGIALDCGFNSKATFNRAFKKQDNLSPGEFLAQHQQTQ from the coding sequence ATGACATTTTACTTCAATGCGTATTCGTCTATTCTTCTGTTCGGCTTTTTACAGGGGTGGATTTATGCCCTGCTGTTCTGGTTTCGCGGCATCAGAGAGGGGCGACTTTCGGACAGGCTGCTGGCAGGTGTGCTGGTTGCATTGTGCTTCAATATTTGGGTGTATATGCTGGGGTTTGGGGGTATTGAGATATTATGGCAGCAGCTGGATTTTTTCCCGCGAACACTGGCGTTCCTGCTTCCGCCGCTTTACTACTTTTATTTACGCAGCCAGTTCGACGTTACTTTCAGGTTTGAATGGAAAGATCTGTCGCACATTGTATTGTTTGTAGTGGATGCTGCCTACCGTCTGATTGTTTTTGCACAAGGCCCTTCTTTCGTACGCTATTGGGAAAATACCTACCATAACCCGCTGCATCTTGATGACCTGTTTTTTGTAGTCGGTACCGGTCAGCACCTATTGTACCTTTATTGGTCATTTCAGCTCTATGTGCATTATCAGTCGTGGATCAAGGATCAATTTTCGAATACCGAGCCGGTAAGTTTTGTCTGGTTCCGTAATTTCCTGATTGCCCTTGCACTGCTGGTATCGGCAGACTTTATGGTAACGATGCTGGACTTATGGCTGAACCTGAGTTTTTGGGAGGACTGGTGGAACAACCTAGTGGGCGTCGTTTTGATTTACTATGTAAGTATAACAGGTTATGCCCAGCGCCAGCCCGGTCGGCAGCTGGCTTTTTCAGACGATCCGGTTGTTTTGCCTGAGCAGCCCGCTGCCGATGCTGCAAAATCAGCCATTGTTCTGACACCGGAGCAGAAGAGGCTGCACGAGCAGTTACTGAACGTGATGGACGCCGAAAAGCCCTATCTGAACCCGGATTTATCCCTGGCCGATTTAGCCAGAAGGATGAAATTAAATACCACCTCGATTTCACAATTGATCAATGCCGGAAGCGGAAAGAATTTCAATGACTTCATCAACGCCTACCGGATCATGGAGTTTAAAAAACAAGTGCTGATGCCGGCCCATGCACATTTAAGCTTACTCGGAATTGCCCTGGATTGTGGCTTCAATTCAAAAGCTACATTCAATAGAGCTTTCAAAAAACAGGATAACCTGTCACCCGGTGAATTTTTGGCTCAGCATCAGCAAACGCAATAA
- a CDS encoding sensor histidine kinase, whose translation MKQWAKFDRYDVLVYLLNSPAIFIVNYILFGSLYFQDTDIFITATLLANVWGALVFLMLTLWMKYMRYCFGTPDDFGSRLMYSMLMYVAVMMVMMLLLVYGYGLLGLPYKPENVLWVLVIGFVTNVISAGCHEAIFTYYQLRESTKREFELKQMHMQRQMDVLKQQINPHFLFNSLNSLMALIGEDAALAERFVEELSSVYRYVLRANEQNLINLSDELEFIRSYSHLLTTRHGKGFNLTIAVDARWAHYQLPPLTLQLLIENAVKHNIVMNEMPLNVQIHTDELANLHVSNNLQKKNIRVASNGVGLSNILARYQMLGQPEPVIRQEAGQFIVAVPLIGT comes from the coding sequence ATGAAGCAATGGGCAAAGTTTGACCGGTACGATGTGCTGGTTTACCTGCTGAACTCGCCGGCCATCTTTATCGTCAATTACATTCTTTTCGGCAGTCTCTATTTTCAGGATACCGACATTTTTATCACCGCGACGCTGCTTGCCAACGTGTGGGGCGCGCTGGTGTTCCTGATGCTTACGCTGTGGATGAAATACATGCGCTACTGCTTCGGCACGCCCGATGATTTCGGCTCGCGGCTGATGTACTCGATGCTGATGTATGTGGCGGTAATGATGGTGATGATGCTGCTGCTGGTGTATGGTTACGGGCTGCTCGGACTGCCCTACAAGCCTGAAAATGTACTCTGGGTACTTGTGATCGGCTTTGTGACCAACGTGATATCAGCGGGTTGTCACGAAGCCATTTTTACCTATTACCAGCTGAGGGAAAGTACCAAACGTGAGTTTGAGCTTAAACAAATGCACATGCAGCGGCAGATGGATGTGCTTAAACAGCAGATTAACCCGCATTTTCTGTTTAACAGCCTCAACTCGCTCATGGCGCTGATCGGGGAAGATGCTGCGCTGGCCGAGCGGTTTGTGGAAGAGCTCAGCTCCGTGTACCGGTATGTACTGCGTGCCAATGAGCAGAACCTGATCAACCTTTCCGACGAGCTCGAATTTATCCGGTCGTATTCGCATTTGCTGACTACCCGCCATGGAAAAGGCTTCAACCTTACAATAGCAGTTGACGCACGGTGGGCGCACTACCAGCTTCCGCCGCTCACACTGCAGCTGCTGATCGAGAATGCGGTGAAGCACAACATTGTCATGAACGAAATGCCGCTGAATGTGCAAATCCATACGGACGAGCTGGCGAACCTGCACGTAAGCAACAACTTACAGAAGAAAAATATACGCGTGGCCTCCAATGGTGTGGGACTTTCCAACATCCTTGCCCGATACCAGATGCTCGGCCAGCCCGAACCGGTGATCAGGCAGGAGGCAGGGCAGTTTATTGTTGCCGTGCCGCTGATCGGTACCTAA
- a CDS encoding cupin domain-containing protein gives MKTITNTNTPERAARTITNPLIKDEVVFLETSRETGGKHTLVEVTLAGGAGNPLHYHDHFSEEFTCLSGQLSIELNGKVIVLSPGETAVAPIGSKHRFFNQSESPCRFQCRIAPGCAGFEQTLQITYGLAREGKTNKQGMPQSPVILGYMFLISGTRLTGILSGIEPLLRWLGRRAISKGIAADLQRRYITIH, from the coding sequence ATGAAAACAATCACCAACACAAACACACCTGAACGGGCCGCCAGGACCATCACCAATCCATTGATAAAAGATGAGGTTGTGTTTTTAGAAACCAGCCGGGAAACAGGTGGGAAACACACACTGGTGGAAGTGACCCTGGCAGGCGGCGCGGGCAATCCGCTGCATTACCATGATCATTTTTCCGAAGAGTTCACCTGTCTTTCCGGTCAGCTGAGCATTGAGCTTAATGGAAAGGTGATCGTCCTGTCGCCGGGGGAAACGGCCGTTGCGCCCATCGGCAGCAAGCACCGGTTTTTTAATCAAAGTGAATCCCCATGTCGCTTTCAATGCCGTATTGCGCCAGGCTGTGCCGGTTTTGAGCAAACCTTGCAGATCACCTACGGACTGGCGCGCGAGGGCAAGACCAACAAACAGGGAATGCCGCAAAGTCCGGTGATCCTGGGCTACATGTTCCTGATCAGCGGTACGCGGCTTACGGGCATCTTGTCGGGCATAGAGCCGCTGCTCCGGTGGCTGGGACGCCGTGCGATCTCCAAAGGCATAGCCGCCGATTTACAGCGCAGGTATATCACCATTCACTAA
- a CDS encoding TonB-dependent receptor, which translates to MARLKSTLILLFATLTLHAQMITGRILDDSSQAASFAVVKLISAADSSLVKATIASESGWYAFTELKPGTYYLQASTVGMKSTSGPLITISHGQNWESEPLMLLPLQQTFEAVIVKARKPAVEQFVDKAVLNISSDQTAQSKTAYELLQQAPGVMIDPNDQIRMGGKQGVNVFIDGKPTHLSPADLANFLRGTPAANIDNIELISNPSSRFDAQGGAGIINIRLRRNKNAGLNGNISGSYGQSAHHRANLALDLTYRSKSLNVYGNVSASDNDQITKVLLDRNANSLQFLQRGYDTDATRALVYKTGIDYTLNPKQTISLNVSGNTAYNRFGTHTNTRLVNKEGNQDSSIVNHVFNPNHHNRIYVVMNYRYADTLGLELNVGADLTRFSNVSPSLIASEYFNADRMPLFTRQVRFDANTGIRIGTIQADLVKEWKSRHLKLETGFKHTDVATDNALLAFNGAEMQPDVNRTNRFTYREIVSAAYASLNHMAGKWAMQAGLRAERTISRGRSMDLLGSMISRPDTAYLNLFPTGFVQYQASENVQLGMTYGRRIGRPNYQDLNPFIYQVDPYTSQRGNPFLQPAYTDNAALSYTYKWATNVKLSYGHTEGFSTDVFRQQELTAYRTVANAGTVNALSLSASSPFQVAKWWNIYVYAGATWNRFRGRFSEAETFNQKAFALEGYMQHSFTISKSWSAQVSGFGNAPTTQTVYRIGKLAALNLSLEKKVLKNKGKLSFHIDDLFNTMRWRQSADFGYQQFSINRKWESRRATLRFAYRFGRSDSEAARGRRADAEGSRIKTKDNL; encoded by the coding sequence ATGGCACGTTTAAAGAGTACACTCATTTTGCTTTTTGCAACACTTACCTTACATGCGCAAATGATCACCGGGCGTATTCTGGACGACAGCAGCCAGGCAGCGTCTTTTGCTGTTGTAAAACTGATCAGCGCAGCGGACTCTTCGCTCGTAAAAGCCACAATCGCCAGTGAATCGGGCTGGTATGCATTCACGGAGCTAAAACCCGGGACTTATTACCTTCAGGCTTCAACAGTCGGGATGAAGAGTACATCAGGGCCGCTGATTACGATTAGCCATGGGCAGAACTGGGAGTCGGAGCCGCTGATGCTGTTACCCTTGCAGCAGACTTTTGAAGCGGTAATCGTGAAAGCCAGAAAGCCGGCGGTTGAGCAGTTTGTTGACAAGGCCGTACTAAACATCTCCTCCGATCAGACTGCCCAGAGCAAAACAGCCTACGAGCTTTTGCAGCAGGCACCCGGTGTGATGATCGATCCCAATGATCAGATCCGGATGGGGGGCAAACAAGGTGTGAACGTGTTCATTGACGGCAAGCCGACCCATCTTTCACCAGCTGACCTGGCCAATTTTTTGCGCGGTACCCCCGCCGCCAACATTGACAATATTGAGCTGATCTCAAATCCATCTTCCCGTTTTGACGCGCAGGGCGGCGCAGGCATTATCAACATCCGTCTTCGCAGAAATAAAAATGCGGGCCTGAACGGCAACATCTCAGGCAGCTACGGACAAAGCGCGCACCACAGGGCCAATCTGGCACTTGACCTCACTTACCGTTCTAAATCGCTCAACGTTTATGGCAATGTGTCGGCCAGTGATAATGATCAGATCACAAAAGTACTGCTGGACCGCAATGCAAATAGCCTGCAATTTCTGCAGAGAGGCTATGATACAGATGCTACGCGGGCACTTGTTTATAAAACCGGGATTGACTATACATTGAATCCCAAGCAAACGATCAGCCTGAATGTTTCGGGGAATACGGCTTACAACCGGTTTGGGACACATACGAATACCCGGCTGGTCAACAAGGAAGGAAATCAGGATTCAAGCATTGTAAACCACGTTTTCAATCCAAATCATCATAACCGCATCTATGTTGTGATGAACTACCGGTATGCCGATACACTTGGCCTGGAACTGAATGTCGGTGCCGATCTGACCCGTTTCAGCAATGTTTCTCCAAGTCTTATCGCCAGTGAATATTTCAATGCGGACCGGATGCCTTTGTTCACGCGCCAGGTCAGATTTGACGCAAATACCGGAATCAGGATCGGGACCATTCAGGCTGATCTTGTTAAAGAATGGAAATCCAGGCACCTGAAACTGGAAACCGGCTTCAAACACACCGATGTTGCCACCGACAATGCTTTGCTGGCATTTAACGGAGCGGAGATGCAGCCTGATGTAAACCGAACCAACCGCTTCACCTACCGCGAAATTGTCAGTGCAGCCTACGCTTCCCTGAACCATATGGCAGGGAAATGGGCGATGCAGGCCGGGCTTCGGGCTGAGCGGACCATTTCCAGGGGGCGGTCAATGGATCTTCTCGGAAGCATGATCAGCCGGCCTGATACCGCCTATCTGAACTTGTTCCCGACCGGGTTCGTGCAGTATCAGGCTTCTGAAAACGTGCAGCTGGGCATGACCTACGGCCGCCGCATCGGACGGCCCAACTACCAGGATCTGAACCCTTTTATTTACCAGGTTGATCCCTACACCAGCCAGCGCGGTAATCCTTTTTTACAACCTGCCTATACCGATAACGCAGCGCTCAGCTACACCTACAAATGGGCAACTAATGTAAAGCTGTCGTATGGTCATACAGAAGGCTTTTCTACCGATGTTTTCCGGCAGCAGGAGCTGACGGCTTATCGGACCGTGGCGAATGCAGGGACGGTCAATGCCCTCAGTTTGTCGGCCAGTTCGCCTTTTCAGGTGGCTAAATGGTGGAACATTTACGTGTATGCCGGGGCAACATGGAACCGTTTCCGGGGGAGGTTTTCCGAAGCCGAAACTTTCAACCAAAAAGCATTTGCGCTGGAAGGATATATGCAGCATTCCTTTACAATCTCCAAAAGCTGGTCTGCGCAGGTTTCCGGATTTGGTAATGCTCCCACTACCCAGACGGTCTACCGCATTGGTAAGCTGGCTGCCTTAAACCTGAGCCTGGAAAAGAAAGTTTTGAAAAACAAGGGTAAGCTTTCATTCCATATCGATGACCTGTTCAATACCATGCGGTGGCGCCAATCTGCAGATTTTGGATATCAGCAGTTTTCAATCAATCGTAAATGGGAGAGTCGCCGGGCAACCCTGCGCTTTGCCTACCGATTTGGACGCAGCGACTCCGAAGCTGCCCGGGGCCGGCGTGCGGATGCAGAGGGTAGTCGTATTAAGACGAAAGATAATTTGTGA
- a CDS encoding AraC family transcriptional regulator, whose amino-acid sequence MESSIMEKVVVQHNFLYAQGHQKTQSSEHYFPDHALGIMLSGESYYYSNEGTFIMKEGTICLMRRNELFKKLKKAGPNGEPPSLISLFLDQKTLHRYAAENDIPRQNAYRGKAMTDLTGDMFLKGFFDSLLPYVDQPEKLSAKIAEIKTREAIELLLQNGDAFRRLLFDFQEPYKIDLEMYMNHNFKYNIPLSSFAKLAGRSLSTFKRDFTKIFETTPEKWLQQKRLEEAHYLIAKREMRPSEVYLEVGFENLSHFSFAFKKTFGLTPSELTEQNRAMRG is encoded by the coding sequence ATGGAATCGAGCATAATGGAAAAAGTTGTTGTTCAGCACAACTTCCTGTATGCACAGGGGCATCAGAAAACGCAAAGCAGCGAACATTACTTTCCCGACCACGCCCTGGGAATCATGCTTTCAGGCGAATCGTATTACTACTCGAATGAGGGTACATTTATCATGAAAGAAGGCACGATCTGCCTGATGCGCCGGAATGAGTTGTTCAAAAAGCTGAAAAAAGCGGGTCCGAATGGTGAGCCGCCTTCCCTGATCAGCCTGTTTCTGGACCAGAAAACTTTACACCGGTACGCAGCAGAGAATGACATTCCCAGACAAAATGCATACAGGGGAAAGGCCATGACAGATTTGACGGGGGACATGTTTCTGAAAGGATTTTTTGACTCGCTCCTGCCCTATGTGGATCAGCCCGAAAAACTGAGCGCAAAAATCGCGGAAATCAAAACCCGCGAAGCCATCGAGCTGTTGCTACAAAACGGGGATGCATTCCGGAGGCTCTTGTTTGATTTTCAGGAACCGTATAAGATTGATCTGGAAATGTACATGAACCACAATTTCAAGTATAACATTCCACTGTCGTCTTTTGCCAAACTTGCCGGACGCAGCCTGTCCACATTCAAGCGCGACTTTACAAAGATATTTGAAACAACCCCGGAAAAGTGGCTGCAGCAGAAGCGTCTGGAAGAGGCGCATTATCTTATTGCAAAAAGGGAAATGCGCCCGTCGGAGGTTTACCTGGAAGTGGGTTTTGAAAACCTCTCGCACTTTTCATTTGCTTTCAAAAAAACATTCGGTCTGACACCCAGTGAGCTGACGGAACAAAACAGGGCAATGCGGGGCTGA
- a CDS encoding helix-turn-helix domain-containing protein yields the protein MNTYYLPDDLLNDPSARPDEVVIRYYNSDRDSVRNRIVLNQNMINLLVSGTKTIIYPDATAVVHAGELVVLSTGNVLTSELLAGTDQFTSILFYFSNNVFNRFLIKYDHLIKGITPKAGQQPFLIFQQDTFIKHFITSLKALLTNAGVLPAEVRLLRIEELLLYMLHADPERFQSIRIITRDKQQLQIRKVVESQIGQLTTVDDLAFLCHMSTSTFKRKFGEIYQTSPQKWLLTKRLELAADLLRASDESPASIYMKVGYQNHSSFSEAFKNHFGSTPSEYRLMYLNVAP from the coding sequence ATGAACACTTACTATTTGCCGGATGACCTGCTGAATGATCCCTCCGCGCGGCCTGATGAGGTTGTGATACGGTACTACAATTCGGATCGCGACTCGGTCAGAAACAGGATTGTACTCAACCAGAATATGATCAACCTGCTCGTCAGCGGCACGAAGACGATCATCTATCCGGATGCGACGGCGGTTGTCCATGCAGGCGAGCTTGTTGTATTGTCTACCGGCAATGTGCTAACTTCCGAGCTGCTGGCAGGTACGGATCAGTTTACCAGCATACTTTTCTATTTCAGCAATAATGTTTTTAACAGGTTTCTGATCAAATATGATCACCTGATCAAAGGCATTACGCCAAAAGCCGGTCAGCAGCCCTTCCTGATTTTTCAGCAGGACACTTTTATAAAACATTTTATCACATCCCTCAAAGCCTTGCTGACAAATGCGGGTGTGTTGCCGGCGGAAGTCAGGCTGCTGCGGATCGAAGAGCTGCTGTTATACATGCTTCATGCTGATCCGGAAAGGTTTCAATCCATCCGGATCATCACGCGCGACAAACAGCAGTTACAGATCAGGAAAGTTGTAGAAAGTCAGATTGGCCAGCTGACCACGGTGGACGACCTTGCCTTTTTGTGTCATATGAGCACTTCGACATTCAAGAGGAAGTTCGGCGAGATTTATCAGACATCCCCTCAGAAATGGCTGCTCACCAAAAGACTGGAACTGGCGGCCGATCTGCTGAGGGCTTCCGATGAAAGCCCCGCGAGCATTTACATGAAAGTCGGTTATCAGAATCATTCGAGCTTTTCAGAAGCATTCAAAAATCATTTCGGGAGCACGCCCAGCGAGTACCGGCTCATGTATTTGAACGTTGCGCCGTAG
- a CDS encoding oxidoreductase, with protein sequence MKKTALVTGASAGIGKATAIYLAQNGYRVYGAARRIEKMEILKSYGIIPVALDVTQDESVTACVHQIFREAGSIDILVNNAGFGLEGAIEDIPMEDARYQLEVNVFGAMRLAQLVLPKMRENGYGKIVNISSVGGKIAFPLGGWYHASKFALEALSDSMRSEVKPFGIDVIVVEPGATRSEWGNVATDILMKVSGHTAYKDLAAKTHDAFNRINQDIAEPEVIAKLVRNGIEAKSPKTRYTTSQIASSLLLFLRRILSDKQMDKLIMSQIK encoded by the coding sequence ATGAAAAAGACAGCATTAGTAACAGGAGCTTCGGCAGGCATTGGTAAGGCAACGGCTATTTATCTTGCGCAAAACGGATACCGGGTGTACGGTGCAGCGCGCAGGATCGAAAAAATGGAGATCCTGAAAAGCTACGGCATTATACCCGTGGCGCTGGATGTAACCCAGGATGAAAGCGTGACCGCCTGTGTGCACCAGATTTTCCGGGAAGCAGGAAGCATTGATATTCTGGTGAACAATGCGGGTTTCGGACTGGAAGGCGCGATTGAGGATATACCGATGGAAGACGCCCGGTATCAACTGGAAGTGAATGTGTTTGGTGCTATGCGGCTGGCGCAGCTCGTATTGCCGAAGATGCGGGAAAACGGGTACGGCAAAATCGTGAACATATCTTCAGTGGGCGGGAAAATTGCATTTCCACTGGGCGGCTGGTACCATGCAAGCAAATTTGCACTGGAAGCATTGAGCGACAGCATGCGCAGCGAAGTGAAACCATTCGGCATTGACGTGATCGTTGTCGAGCCCGGTGCCACGCGGTCGGAATGGGGCAATGTTGCGACCGATATTCTCATGAAGGTATCGGGCCATACAGCCTATAAAGACCTGGCCGCCAAAACGCATGATGCATTTAACCGGATCAATCAGGATATTGCGGAACCGGAAGTGATTGCCAAGCTGGTCAGAAACGGGATCGAAGCAAAAAGTCCGAAAACGCGGTATACCACCTCACAAATAGCCTCCTCGCTTTTGCTATTTTTGAGGCGGATCCTGTCCGACAAGCAGATGGATAAACTGATCATGAGCCAGATAAAATAG
- a CDS encoding VOC family protein — protein sequence MAKQIFINLAVSDLSRSVDFYTQMGFSNNPQFSDDSGKCMIWSEEIFLMIMTHEKFASFATKPIADTKSRLAGLFSLSLSSLDEVNAISEAAISAGGIEPVGIRDYGFMQQRTIEDFDGHTWELFYMDISQFPGGQPAE from the coding sequence ATGGCAAAACAGATATTTATTAATCTGGCTGTAAGTGACCTCAGCCGCTCGGTGGATTTTTACACCCAAATGGGATTCAGTAACAACCCGCAGTTTTCAGACGATTCGGGAAAGTGTATGATCTGGAGTGAGGAGATTTTCCTGATGATTATGACCCATGAAAAGTTTGCATCCTTCGCGACCAAACCCATTGCAGATACAAAATCACGCCTTGCCGGCCTTTTCTCGTTGTCATTAAGCAGTCTGGATGAAGTAAATGCAATCAGCGAAGCTGCCATCAGTGCCGGTGGTATAGAGCCGGTAGGAATAAGGGATTATGGGTTTATGCAGCAACGGACCATCGAGGATTTTGACGGCCATACCTGGGAGCTGTTTTATATGGACATTTCACAATTTCCGGGCGGGCAACCAGCAGAGTAA